GGCGCGTCCCATGGCCTTGTCCTAGAATCGTAACACACAACGCAGGTAAAATGACTCGTAACATTTGACCGCACAATTCAGATCGGTTCCGTCACGTTCGGACACCCGTTTTGAATCCTCCGGTACAGCAGTGCGGAGTCACACCTCCGAAACAACACACTTTACCCTCATCGTAAGCACGCGGATATATCTGCAGGTTCTCTCTGTTTTTTCTCTTATGTTGTCGTGACCGGTGCCGTTGATGCAAAAAAAGGATGATTCATACCGCACACACGAGCCGTGACTGCGCGCCACCACTGAAGTGCTCTAATTCATCGGTTTAAATGATCATTTAAATTCCTACTTGCAAGAGGGTGCTTTTATGTTGGGGCTGCAGCTCGGTTTTAAGAGACGTTCGAAATCTCAGCgcagtaacagtaataaaacactCAGTTTCATTTAAATGCTGTCGGGACAGTTTTACCACATTCCTGGAAGTATTTTCTTCACGCTGAACTATAGACTCATTTACCTCCTTTTAAGGTTAAATTCTACACTGTCTCCTGTAGTTTTAGACACACAACTACTCTGACTGctgtattatatttaataaagcagCCAACCAGCTTATATTGTTGGCAGTTGGTAGGCAGTAGTTGGCTGTAAACACGGAGCGCTACGGTGAGAATCCCCCGAGCTCTGTCCACGTCACCGCCGTTGTCAGCTGCCGTTTTGCAGACatcattttccattcattttaataagtaAACAGCTTCACTACTGAAGGAACTTAAAACTTGGAGGAAAAGTGCAcaagcaaatgaaaatacaatgtattacAGTCTGTTCGCCATCACTCTTTCCAGCTGTTAAAATCTTAAATGTTTAATCAAAAATCCTATATATTTagtattataaatactataatTATAAATGTTATAATACTGTATTCTAACACATTTTCGACAGTTTGGTAGTCATTCAAAATATTTAGAGAGTGTGTTCAAACACAGGGAACCCTTGGGatctgttttttcagtttcttattacagaaattaatgtaataaaaaagtaaacagaTAAAGATATACTGTAAAGGCAaaaataagcaataaaatactTCATGAggaccaacatgcaccagggctgccctttgtcaccgattctgttcattatcttcacggacagaatttctaggcgcagccagggaatggagggggtcttttggtggccgcaggatctcgtctctttttgcggacgatgtggtcctgttggcttcatcaagtcaagacttgcagcgtgcactggggaggtttgcagccgagtgcgaagcggcggggatgagaatcagcacctccaaatccgaggccatggttctcagtcggaaaaaggtggattgctccctccgggttaggggggagttgctccctcaagtggaggagtttaagtatctcggggtcttgttcacgagagggaaaaatggagcagcaggtcgacggacggatcggtgcggcgtccgcagtaatgcggtcattgttcCGGTCtgctgtggtgaagagggagctgagtcgtaaggcgaagctctcaatttaccggtcgatctacgttcctaccctcacttatggtcatgaactctggatcatgaccgaaagaacgagatcgtggatacaagcggcagaaatgagtttcctccgcagagtggctgggcgcacccttagggatagggtgaggagctcaatcacccgggaggagctcggagtagagccgctgctcctccgcatcgagaggagccagttgaggtggctcgggcatctgttccggatgcctcctggacgcctccctgggaaggtgttccgggcttgtcccactgggaggaggcctcggggcagacccaagacacgttggagagactacgtctcccagctggcctgggaaagCCTTGGGGTTCCCGCAGAGGAGCCGGAGGAGGtttgtggggagagggaagtctgggggggctctgcttagactactgcccccgcaacccggttccggataagtggaggaagatagatggatggatacttCATGAGGAGAAAGTCCTGtgaaattgtgtatttttgctcTGATCTGCTCTTACATGACAGCCAGGGTACCAGCCATTCCTCTGATGATTTACACACAAACCatctgaaccactcatcccagacagggtcgtggggagccagagcctaacccagcaacatagggcgaaaggatggagggggaggggacgcacccaggatgggatgccagtccatcgcaaggcaccccaagcaggacttgaaccccagacccatcggagagcaagacccggtccaacctactgcaccaccctgATAATTTAGTTTGTTCTTAAATTTATAGCTTTATTTCATAAGAATAGAcccacggtggcacagcaggtttggcctgtgcctgctctctagtggttctggggtttgagtcctgcttggggtgccttgtgatggactggcgtcccatcctgggtgtgtaccctccccccctccagccttgcgccctgtgttgccgggttaggctccagttccccgcgaccctgtacgggacaagcggttcagatagtgtgtgtgtgtgtgtgtgtgtgtgtgtgtgtggacccctTGTACCTCGATGATATAAGTACCATAACAAGACTGAACACATCATTAATTAGGAACACATACTACCACAAAGTGGCCAAAGTAACACGCCGAAATGTTTCTACGTGCAATAAATCATCTTCATACTTTGAATTACAAATAACATACAAAAGagttaaatgcaaatttttattGCCAACAACTGTTCagcagttttcaaaaatgttgtCTACACAGCTGCACAAAAGTGATCACGTTTCAAAAGTTATACCGACATTCGGATTCCTCTATCAAACAGATGATGCTCTCACAAAAATCTGGCTGCAAACTATTTCTTAGCAACGCTacttcacacaaactgaaacaTTAGCTGCTTATATAGAGTTAATTATATAtcaaaatgacaataaacaaacaaacaaacatttgttaaaTAGCACATTTTTCAGCTGAATATCCCCCACCAGAGTGGCGCTCTGTTATATGCTGGTTATTTGTAGTAAATACCAAAGCTGGCTCTAATAGGCATCTTGAGCTTCCCTGAACTTGCCGAGCGCATAAAACCCATTATGGTCACTGTTCCCGACCACGGTACAAGTCTGCGGCAGCAATGGCACAGTAAAAACCAGCCGagtcatttcacatttaccaGTGACGTTACGCCCGAGGCCATCGGCCCGTCGGCAACTCACTGCTGGAACAAATCATACACTGATATTAGTAACCGACattgaattttaaaacaaacgtTGGAAAAAATACCGTTACCGCAGAAGTTCTCGGACTGACTTTGCATCTCTCTCGGCAAATCAGAATGAAAAAGTAAGGGGTTAAAGGAAACGAGGCGGGTTTGTTTGCACGTCTCCACATTCACGTTACGGGGACCCGGAGCTGGACTTTCTACAGCCCGTGTTGCAGAAAGGCCCGTCGCGGGCCTCCCGTGGTGGCGGGGCGCTCCTCCGCACGGGATGAGCGTTCCCGCTCGCGTTGACGGGCAGCCTTTTGCAGCCTCCCtgggaaccaaaaaaaaagcaagaacgACACAGGCGAAGACGCGATATTCATACGCCGCTCGCTGCGGGAGGACAGGAGCTCGGTGGGGCCTGCCGTAGGCGTGGCGGACAGACAGCCTCAACCTGTCTTCTCAAGTCTTCTGAATCCTTCCAAACGTCCGGACTGCAAAACGAAAGCGGTTTTTGCACGAACCCCTTGCGGTAAACGGTAGCGTTCGCTCTTGGACGCTTACAACAGTTTCTTGTTCCCCCGAAAAAGAGTCCGCTGTTATTCTGCTTTATGGCAGTAGAGGTCTTTCAGCACTTTGAGCTCCTCAATAAGGGTCTTGTTCTGGTTTTCGAGCACAGCCACCCGGTTTTCGAGACATTTCACGTATTCCTTCTTCTTTCTGCGGCACTCCCGCGCCGCTTCCCTGGAACCGACAACAAAGAGCCTCCTTAGCAGCGAACAGGACAGCGGAGGGGGGGACAGCAGAGGGGGGACGCTCGACATGACGCAGCAGGCAGGGAACCTCGGCAACATCGGAGGGCTCCGAGCAACGCAAGTTATCTAAATTACCGCCGTTTGATGACAAAATTTCGCCAGCacgaaataattattttaacgATGCATTTCCGCAACTCGTGGTCGAAGAGCATAAAAACGTACAAACGTCGCCGGGACCGGCAGTGTGTAACTTTGTTTGTTCCGTAAGCCGACCCACTGGGTCGCGgtcaataaaagtttaacaaTAAAGCGTCCCGTGATGAAgctgtaatgaataaaaaaattgctgacGCTATAGATGGCACACCAGCTGGGCTTgggcttttattttattctgttttatcaACTCAAAACAATTTTGTCAGCCTCTGACCgctttcagtttgctttcctTACAATCCAGTTAAAGCATGATAATAGAAATGTCCCTcgatttatttgctgggtaggTTCTGCAAAAGTCTCGGACGTAATAAAAGAAAACGCACAACTTATTTTCACGCCGTACTGACTTCAAGctacattcaaattaaaactaattcatAATAaccgaaaataaaaataggTCATTTGCCCATCTTCTTATTCACTGCCTACTGTAGACCAGATTtttcccataaacatgtgcgaCATGAAagcacataaataaacaaaaaagaaaactgtatctttaaaaattgaaaaccCAAATATTCGTAATAAGGACccactgtatttatttagttaaaacGATTAATTGTACTAAATGAGTCCGGAAGCAAGTAGACCCAACGCACGAAACGCCGAGGGACAAGACCGACGTAAAGACCGACGCCGATTCGCGGCAACAGGCATGGCAGGCCAGAGAAAATCGTTGTCGCTGACCACGAAGATTGTGTTCGACTACACGAAATGTTCAAAAATGCAAGATGACACGTGTCAAAAGGAGTTTCGGGCGACACGGAGCAGCGAAAACATACAGCTGTGAGTACCGACTTGTGTCGTGTTCTCTTCGACTTACGGCGGGCTTCCGTTTCGACGACCTCGTCATAAATCGACTTAGCTGCGTTTCACAAAGCACGTTATGCTGAATTACATGAATCATAAAGGTATATAAACGACACACATAAATAGGGCCatgtcacctttttttttttttactgattttacaCAATTTTCTGGTTAAAACAATACTAACGTAggataataatataaatacaatacagcATTATATTTCCATGCTGTACTATTATTTCCACTGTCAATTCAAACCTCTTTTCTTTGGTTTATTCTTTCCAGCATCACAAGAATACACAATGGTCTCGTTTGCTGGTCATTGTAAGAATGTGAAcggaactgcaaaaaaaaaacgctaTGCAAATTAAACGCATTCACTGTCGCTGAGAGACACCCTGAGTCACTAAGAAACACGGTGCCCGGAACAGTcgtttttttggttttacaaCCAAACATCGGGACTAGAAATGAATATAATCGAGTCGACGGGATGCCCACCGTAAGTGCGGGCGATTATAAGTGGCAGAGgtcgtaagtcgaggactacCGTTAATATACGACATCCTGTCTACCGAAGAGCAGCCGGCGttccaatttatttatttcacggTACTAAGGGGAAATAAAATTGCCAACGAGACGAGGTGAGCTGGGGAATGAGCGCACGCGTCCGCCTTACCTGTTTTTCATGAGCCGCAGCTCCCTCTTGCGGGTGGCCTCCTCCGCGAGCTGCTGCGAGCCGTGCAGGGGCCCCGGCGACACGGCCATGACGACCCCCTGCGGCAGGCTGGACGTGGGGCTGTGGATCTGATAGGCCGACATGTCGCCCGCCGCAGCTGGGGAAACCAGCACAGTTCTGGTGAAAATTTGAGCAAAAGCACCTGCCAAAGGTAACAGCCACTTTGGATCATCCGCTCTCTGAGACATGCAAGCTGATAACCATTGTCTTAAGTCAGAGAACATAAAGGAAAAGTCACCCGAAAACATCTGATTctatatgtatctatatatatgtttatatatcaGATTATACATATTTAAGAAGGGTGTCTCGTTTCTGGATGGCGTTTAAAACGACCACAATTATCAAAGCGATAATTCAGGATGGGAACAGGTATCATTAAAGCAAGAGAATTCCTAGCAAAGAAAGGCCctcttaattacattaattttacttGACTTTATTGACCATGAATCTCATGAAAAAAAGTTATACAACAAAACAAGGCAACTTATTTCTAAATAACTGCGCAAAGTTTCCCGCACCTTCGGGCCCACCGAACAAATAGTTTTGATATTTAGAAAAGTAAACGATAAATCGCTCCATTAAACTATACAGTAACTTAATACAAATCACATCTTGTCATTACTAATTATAGGAAACAAAGAACAAGAAATaatccaaaatgtaaaaaaaaaagaacaatttctacattaaaaaaaagttaaaaaacataACTTTGTAGAATAACATCCTTTAGATAATCACTATATCCTATGTATGcgaatgtttttatttccaaaGGACAGACGTTGTATAATTTAATAGCAGAACGTTACGCAACAAAATGGGACGGGAGGGGGGAGGAACTGTTTGTGGCCTCGGAAAGAGCGGCACGGATAATTTCACAGCGCATTCATTGAGCGGCCCGCCAAGTAGGGAGCCGCTTGTTATCTAACGCGTTGTTAGGCTGCCGGTGTCTCGCTCTCGCCGAAGGAGTCGCCTGTAATCGCGGCATGACTCCGTACTGACGTCAATGTGCGTCTTATTCGCCGTCCACCGTCTACATTTGCCTGCTGGTGTCTCATTCCAGGAAACGCGATGACGCCAGCGGCTGCTCTCC
The window above is part of the Scleropages formosus chromosome 19, fSclFor1.1, whole genome shotgun sequence genome. Proteins encoded here:
- the LOC108927802 gene encoding cAMP-responsive element modulator-like isoform X2 — translated: MEFSRHRNPRLFSCTALRHTRGIHNELAFDTQTFPKDDEDAGASIPLMQTPSAFQGHSNQYGMAVPGPAVLDYAGNVNQPFFIPGNSMLVHAAAGDMSAYQIHSPTSSLPQGVVMAVSPGPLHGSQQLAEEATRKRELRLMKNREAARECRRKKKEYVKCLENRVAVLENQNKTLIEELKVLKDLYCHKAE
- the LOC108927802 gene encoding cAMP-responsive element modulator-like isoform X4 gives rise to the protein MAVTGDDTEAAAAGDMSAYQIHSPTSSLPQGVVMAVSPGPLHGSQQLAEEATRKRELRLMKNREAARECRRKKKEYVKCLENRVAVLENQNKTLIEELKVLKDLYCHKAE
- the LOC108927802 gene encoding cAMP-responsive element modulator-like isoform X3; translated protein: MAVTGDDTEAGAFAQIFTRTVLVSPAAAGDMSAYQIHSPTSSLPQGVVMAVSPGPLHGSQQLAEEATRKRELRLMKNREAARECRRKKKEYVKCLENRVAVLENQNKTLIEELKVLKDLYCHKAE